The proteins below come from a single Acidobacteriota bacterium genomic window:
- a CDS encoding FliA/WhiG family RNA polymerase sigma factor, which translates to MGIIPATARMQLKGFKLSERNQVVMEQLPQVRFIAQKIHARLPHHIPLEDLVNTGVLGLIEALAKFDPKRNVQLQSYARYRIQGAILDSLREQDWSPRLLRQKERQLEAARGRLQTQLGRSPSQAELAHELGVSDHQLQLLLRDLQGLEVTSLQEPTCLEGHSLDDKMADTAEESPFVLCERAEMNGLLAQAMSKLPPRKRQVLDLYYFKGLTMKETGDRMGVCESRVSQIHSSAVASLKARMKEVLIAQQREEESARQQPWARPATILPGAPGQCQHDTVPQYLAMKLSYIPTSVQRRRRSENQSKKLKKLPTAILKAVRKKA; encoded by the coding sequence GTGGGCATAATCCCCGCTACGGCCCGAATGCAGTTGAAGGGTTTCAAATTAAGTGAACGTAATCAGGTGGTAATGGAGCAGCTTCCGCAGGTACGGTTCATTGCTCAAAAGATCCATGCCAGGCTTCCACACCACATTCCGCTGGAGGACCTTGTTAACACCGGCGTACTGGGCCTGATTGAAGCCCTTGCAAAATTTGATCCCAAAAGGAACGTGCAATTACAGTCATACGCTCGTTACCGTATCCAGGGGGCAATCCTGGACAGCCTCCGCGAGCAAGACTGGAGTCCCAGACTGCTGCGGCAGAAAGAGCGGCAGCTTGAGGCCGCAAGGGGAAGACTTCAAACGCAGTTGGGCCGGTCGCCCTCCCAAGCGGAACTCGCACACGAGTTGGGAGTCAGCGACCACCAGCTCCAGTTGCTATTGCGAGATTTACAGGGGCTGGAGGTTACAAGCCTCCAGGAGCCCACGTGCCTGGAAGGACATTCCTTGGATGATAAAATGGCCGACACCGCAGAGGAGAGCCCCTTCGTCCTGTGCGAGCGAGCCGAGATGAACGGCCTGCTGGCCCAGGCCATGTCAAAACTGCCTCCTCGAAAGCGGCAGGTTCTGGATCTCTATTACTTCAAAGGCTTGACGATGAAAGAAACGGGAGATCGGATGGGCGTATGCGAATCCAGAGTTTCGCAGATCCATTCGTCTGCGGTTGCATCGCTCAAAGCACGGATGAAAGAAGTGCTCATTGCACAACAGCGAGAAGAGGAATCTGCGAGGCAACAGCCTTGGGCAAGACCGGCCACTATTCTGCCCGGCGCTCCAGGCCAATGTCAACACGATACGGTTCCTCAGTATCTGGCCATGAAACTTTCATATATTCCAACGTCGGTTCAGCGGCGGCGCCGTTCAGAGAATCAGTCCAAAAAACTGAAGAAGCTGCCCACGGCAATATTGAAAGCCGTCAGGAAAAAAGCCTGA
- a CDS encoding ATP-binding protein, protein MKPEASVVEVILESNLANVETAEETARSVAARVGFDEEGEFHIEMAVHEAVINAIHHGNKEDPSKKVHIRFLVFEDGIEIHVRDEGQGFDLSTVPDPLARENILSDSGRGIFLVRKFMDEFRVEKSSAGGTEVIMAKHLTPRIQSNQGGTGREHEGNSASG, encoded by the coding sequence ATGAAGCCTGAGGCTAGCGTTGTCGAGGTCATCCTCGAAAGCAACCTTGCGAATGTCGAAACGGCCGAAGAAACGGCCCGGAGTGTCGCAGCCAGGGTAGGATTTGACGAAGAAGGTGAGTTTCACATCGAGATGGCCGTGCACGAAGCTGTCATTAACGCCATACATCACGGCAACAAGGAAGACCCCAGCAAGAAAGTTCATATCAGATTTCTGGTCTTCGAAGACGGGATTGAAATACATGTGCGGGATGAAGGGCAGGGATTCGATCTCAGCACCGTGCCCGACCCTCTGGCCAGGGAAAATATTCTGAGCGATTCAGGAAGGGGAATCTTTCTGGTTCGCAAGTTCATGGACGAGTTCAGAGTTGAGAAGTCCTCGGCCGGGGGGACAGAAGTTATTATGGCAAAGCATCTCACCCCTCGAATTCAGTCAAATCAAGGAGGAACAGGCCGTGAGCATGAAGGCAACAGTGCGTCAGGTTGA
- a CDS encoding anti-sigma factor antagonist yields MSMKATVRQVDSVTVVDVSGRITLGEACKELRDVIRGELGKGHKNLLLNLADVTYIDSSGIGELVSAFTAVSNQGGQLKLLNLTKKVHDLLQITKLYTVFDIHNDEAGAISSFKSA; encoded by the coding sequence GTGAGCATGAAGGCAACAGTGCGTCAGGTTGATTCTGTAACTGTCGTGGATGTTAGCGGGAGAATTACGCTCGGCGAGGCGTGCAAGGAGCTGCGTGACGTCATCCGTGGAGAGCTTGGCAAGGGTCATAAGAACCTTCTCTTGAACCTCGCCGACGTTACTTATATAGACAGTTCCGGGATTGGGGAATTGGTCAGCGCCTTTACGGCGGTTTCAAACCAGGGAGGACAGCTGAAACTGCTCAACCTGACCAAGAAAGTGCATGATTTGTTGCAGATTACGAAACTTTATACCGTCTTTGACATTCACAATGACGAAGCCGGTGCCATCAGCAGCTTTAAATCGGCATAA